From Endozoicomonas sp. 8E, the proteins below share one genomic window:
- a CDS encoding HAD-IA family hydrolase — protein sequence MIKLITFDLDDTLWENMPVLIRAEQKAWKKLCEYWPETHERMNPKQVFEYRVKLLEDHPQLKYQITELRRFSLQKILQDCDCPESRAEEIAGDLMREFMEWRHDVKCFPEVQPVLSHLSADYTLAAVTNGNVDVEKLSVSEFFDFALKAEDYNSLKPEPTLFLKAMERAGVTPDETLHVGDCLKADVAGAGALGIGTVWFNPADKAFNGDRRPDYEIRSLTGLLRVLDKDLQPEY from the coding sequence ATGATAAAGCTGATCACTTTCGATCTGGATGACACACTCTGGGAAAATATGCCGGTGCTGATTCGGGCAGAACAGAAAGCCTGGAAAAAACTCTGTGAATACTGGCCAGAAACCCACGAAAGAATGAACCCCAAACAAGTGTTTGAGTATCGGGTCAAACTCCTGGAGGATCATCCGCAGCTCAAATATCAGATTACGGAACTGCGCCGGTTTTCTCTGCAGAAGATTCTGCAAGACTGCGATTGCCCGGAATCAAGAGCGGAAGAAATTGCCGGTGACTTGATGCGGGAGTTTATGGAGTGGCGTCATGATGTGAAGTGTTTTCCCGAAGTTCAGCCGGTCCTCTCTCATCTGTCAGCAGACTATACACTGGCTGCGGTTACTAATGGCAATGTCGATGTTGAGAAATTATCGGTCAGTGAGTTTTTCGATTTTGCTCTCAAGGCAGAGGATTACAACAGTCTGAAACCAGAGCCGACTCTGTTCCTGAAAGCCATGGAACGTGCCGGTGTGACTCCCGATGAGACCCTTCATGTGGGGGATTGCCTGAAAGCCGATGTCGCTGGTGCCGGAGCACTGGGAATTGGAACCGTCTGGTTTAATCCTGCTGACAAGGCGTTCAATGGCGATCGCAGACCTGATTACGAGATACGATCGCTAACCGGTCTGCTCAGGGTTTTGGACAAGGATCTTCAGCCAGAATATTAA
- the xerC gene encoding tyrosine recombinase XerC: MLTKGSVMGFLQQDIDAFLDYLKFEKNSSVHTCSAYQSDLGKLLKQAEVLGITQWQKLEERQLRTWLAELHGQGLGQKSLHRLLSSVRSFYRYLNRQGKVADNPAQRVTAPKVGRKLPVTMDADQLSRLLDQEDDDPLVIRDLAILELFYSSGLRLSELVGLNLNSFRDDYRQVIVLGKGKKERWLPVGRKAREAIKKWLSVRVIFPEKNVQALFLSKRGNRISARQVQNRVSQLSRDRGLSGRMHPHLLRHSFASHLLESSGDLRAVQELLGHSDIATTQIYTHLDFQHLADVYDKAHPRAQRISKASSVNEPSDREERVTEDQEPSAIKEPKRKK; encoded by the coding sequence GTGCTTACCAAAGGGTCTGTCATGGGTTTCCTGCAACAGGATATTGATGCTTTTCTCGATTATCTGAAGTTTGAAAAAAATAGCTCTGTTCATACCTGCTCGGCGTATCAGAGCGATCTGGGTAAATTACTGAAACAGGCCGAAGTGCTTGGAATCACTCAGTGGCAAAAGCTTGAAGAACGTCAGCTCCGGACATGGCTGGCAGAGTTGCATGGCCAGGGCCTTGGGCAGAAGAGTCTGCATCGCCTGCTTTCATCCGTTCGCAGTTTTTATCGTTACCTTAACCGGCAGGGAAAGGTTGCAGATAACCCTGCCCAGAGAGTCACTGCACCCAAGGTGGGCAGAAAGTTACCTGTCACCATGGATGCCGATCAACTCTCCAGGCTGCTTGATCAGGAGGATGATGACCCACTAGTGATCAGGGATCTGGCTATCCTCGAACTGTTCTATTCTTCGGGGCTGCGCCTCTCGGAACTGGTTGGGTTGAATCTCAATAGTTTCCGGGACGATTACAGGCAGGTGATCGTGCTGGGCAAGGGCAAAAAAGAACGCTGGCTGCCGGTGGGTCGAAAGGCGCGTGAAGCTATAAAAAAATGGTTGTCCGTCAGAGTTATTTTTCCGGAAAAAAATGTACAGGCTCTGTTTCTCTCAAAGCGGGGTAATCGTATCAGTGCCCGTCAGGTGCAAAACCGTGTGAGTCAGCTTTCCAGAGACAGGGGGCTCTCTGGGCGTATGCATCCTCACTTGCTGAGACACTCTTTTGCCAGTCATCTGCTGGAGTCCAGTGGCGATCTCAGGGCGGTTCAGGAGCTGTTGGGGCACAGTGATATCGCTACTACCCAGATATATACCCATCTTGATTTTCAACATCTGGCCGACGTATATGATAAGGCTCATCCGAGAGCACAGAGAATCAGTAAGGCGTCCTCTGTTAATGAACCGTCTGATAGGGAAGAGAGAGTTACCGAAGATCAGGAGCCTTCAGCAATAAAAGAACCCAAAAGGAAAAAATAA
- a CDS encoding RING finger domain-containing protein — protein MNATEGVRCAICHDSVECSPFKLTCGHAFGKSCMRVWMENSGQKNCAMCRKELTHDEITQINDLPLYDRTVNILKKATPIFTKTASFYLRLCSIYVVVSAIKLKSLEAFSVSYITSIVNPAVSIPTGVIGALGAAAGVPRIYSTAAGAAFGASVMAVSNNPFLKTFSYRVAVGVISGASLAYTSYSSRR, from the coding sequence ATGAATGCTACCGAAGGTGTTAGATGTGCAATATGCCACGATTCAGTAGAATGCAGTCCCTTCAAACTAACATGCGGACATGCTTTTGGTAAATCGTGCATGCGGGTATGGATGGAAAATTCTGGCCAAAAGAACTGCGCGATGTGTAGAAAAGAATTAACTCATGACGAAATAACACAGATAAACGATCTCCCGTTATATGATCGAACTGTAAATATTTTGAAAAAAGCTACCCCAATCTTTACCAAAACTGCTTCGTTTTATCTCAGGCTTTGCAGCATTTACGTTGTTGTTTCCGCAATTAAGTTAAAGTCTTTGGAAGCTTTCTCAGTTTCATATATTACCAGTATTGTGAATCCTGCCGTGTCTATTCCAACAGGTGTTATCGGGGCTCTCGGGGCTGCTGCTGGTGTCCCCAGAATTTATTCAACTGCTGCTGGGGCTGCATTCGGGGCTAGTGTCATGGCTGTGTCTAATAATCCTTTCTTAAAAACTTTCTCTTATCGGGTTGCAGTGGGGGTCATTTCGGGAGCTTCATTAGCTTATACATCATATAGCAGTAGGAGGTGA
- a CDS encoding RING finger and CHY zinc finger domain-containing protein, whose product MHFYRFFLAFVLLLLALAVLPLCYSSTIIDRNNHDGHRVRIEINDGTDPQQASQWQVSLLLPEGFNNRKSSLCFKAPVVSADSNSIVLLTMNTPGNYCYQLVIVTEMQKTVFQDVSKRASESGTLVRLKSTTADRPEIISVNSDQPLNVKPQDTPLTFLVYSDNMTDSGLEAGQNRNSTLAMTGEWLAGNADFSGGGNGGFFYSPPPPWGGGGRASGLFEMDLIILRPVINWLMSMGKDSSSPEEQPSPTRLKITRVNGDGSSSEAVIPLGWLDFLSTDQLTDVNFWNTLFQRAAISCPASESLHWQLSCLKRFFEHTALKTDHAGGLKAGNQGGEPSGKLPDEASKEESNDHQKEKKGEPEDQGSGPPGEGNSDNGDGNNRKDDNGKESEKNTKTQDLQVIANQLVALIESDNPDAVFMLRQILDELDMPQRLQVLETKGTNTQGNTVTPLEAILKLQRSFYENSTRNRFIEQLIEATSDQSRTLDNLNIPSERQPMIPPDRSMPEAGDNNLMILYKIVQDIINRFNQSDPQPSIGHFEKSCFTEYLVQLLLLYSNPLESIRELLGKISDSVIRHDIMISAQSLTFSTPFRAILIQLDQHPSFHELERLSNELIKTRKRLCEHYYRLCHVNFKCCGLYFPCHRCHNESDKCKVTDCRAVDASWLLCSICGYEGTVTENSQTCPKCNEQMSQYFCAICKHFTDTEKKPYHCDKCGLCRVEKDTTYHCDVCNTCLDIRLQDVHKCRENAGHDDCGICMEGVFPGGRVLPCFHIVHHECAIAMIQNGIRTCPVCRYPLYSPLDENNN is encoded by the coding sequence ATGCATTTTTACCGTTTCTTCCTGGCATTTGTTCTTTTACTACTGGCTCTGGCGGTCTTGCCGTTATGTTATTCCTCAACCATTATTGACCGAAATAATCACGATGGACACAGGGTTCGGATTGAAATCAATGATGGTACAGATCCGCAGCAGGCGAGTCAGTGGCAAGTCAGTTTGCTGCTTCCGGAAGGCTTCAATAACCGTAAAAGCAGCCTTTGTTTTAAGGCGCCTGTGGTGTCAGCAGATTCGAACAGTATCGTACTGTTGACCATGAACACCCCGGGTAACTATTGCTACCAGCTGGTAATAGTGACAGAGATGCAAAAAACCGTCTTTCAGGATGTCTCCAAACGTGCCTCTGAAAGCGGCACACTGGTTCGTTTAAAATCCACGACGGCAGACAGACCAGAGATTATCTCTGTAAACAGTGATCAACCGCTGAACGTCAAACCCCAGGATACCCCACTGACCTTTCTGGTCTATTCCGACAACATGACTGACAGCGGGCTGGAAGCCGGTCAAAACCGAAATAGCACACTGGCAATGACAGGAGAATGGCTCGCTGGCAACGCAGATTTTTCCGGTGGCGGTAATGGAGGCTTCTTCTACTCACCTCCTCCACCATGGGGAGGAGGTGGGAGAGCATCGGGATTATTCGAAATGGACCTGATTATCCTGAGACCCGTCATCAACTGGCTGATGTCTATGGGCAAGGATTCCAGCTCACCTGAGGAACAGCCATCCCCGACGCGTCTGAAAATAACACGCGTCAATGGCGATGGCTCCTCCAGTGAAGCCGTTATACCCCTTGGCTGGCTTGACTTCCTGAGCACTGATCAACTGACCGATGTTAATTTCTGGAACACTCTCTTCCAACGTGCCGCCATTTCTTGCCCGGCGAGCGAGAGTCTTCACTGGCAGCTTAGCTGTTTGAAGCGATTTTTTGAGCACACTGCCTTGAAGACAGATCATGCTGGTGGCTTAAAGGCAGGTAACCAAGGTGGAGAACCCTCGGGTAAGTTACCAGATGAAGCATCAAAGGAAGAAAGTAACGACCACCAAAAAGAAAAAAAAGGTGAGCCTGAAGATCAGGGCAGCGGTCCACCGGGAGAAGGCAATTCTGATAATGGCGATGGTAATAACAGAAAAGACGACAATGGAAAAGAAAGTGAAAAAAACACCAAGACTCAAGACCTTCAGGTCATTGCCAACCAACTTGTAGCCCTCATTGAAAGCGACAATCCCGATGCCGTTTTTATGCTGAGACAAATACTGGATGAGCTGGACATGCCTCAGCGTTTGCAGGTTCTGGAAACAAAAGGCACAAACACCCAAGGCAATACTGTCACGCCTCTTGAGGCGATATTGAAACTACAGCGTTCTTTCTATGAGAACTCAACGCGCAACCGGTTTATTGAGCAGCTGATAGAAGCTACGAGCGACCAATCAAGGACCCTGGATAATCTTAACATTCCGTCTGAACGCCAACCAATGATTCCACCGGACCGGTCAATGCCCGAAGCTGGCGACAATAACCTGATGATTTTGTATAAGATTGTTCAGGACATCATCAACAGGTTCAATCAATCTGACCCGCAGCCATCAATAGGACACTTTGAAAAATCTTGCTTTACTGAGTACCTCGTTCAATTACTCCTGCTCTATTCAAACCCACTCGAATCCATTCGTGAGCTGTTAGGGAAAATATCAGATTCAGTCATCAGACATGATATTATGATTTCTGCACAATCATTGACATTCTCCACTCCTTTTCGCGCTATCCTTATACAACTTGATCAGCACCCATCGTTCCATGAATTAGAACGCCTCTCAAATGAACTGATAAAAACCCGAAAGCGATTGTGCGAACATTACTACAGGCTCTGCCATGTGAATTTTAAGTGCTGTGGATTGTATTTCCCCTGCCACAGATGTCATAACGAGAGCGATAAATGCAAAGTGACAGATTGCAGAGCTGTTGATGCATCATGGCTTCTATGTTCTATCTGTGGATATGAAGGGACGGTTACGGAGAATTCCCAGACATGTCCAAAATGTAACGAGCAAATGTCGCAATATTTCTGTGCAATATGCAAACACTTCACCGATACGGAAAAAAAACCGTACCACTGCGATAAATGCGGCCTTTGCCGAGTAGAAAAGGATACAACCTATCACTGTGATGTTTGCAATACCTGTCTGGATATAAGGTTACAAGACGTTCACAAATGCCGCGAAAACGCAGGCCACGACGACTGCGGCATCTGCATGGAAGGTGTCTTCCCCGGTGGCAGAGTACTCCCCTGCTTCCACATAGTTCACCATGAGTGCGCCATTGCAATGATTCAAAACGGGATAAGAACCTGCCCTGTTTGCAGATACCCTCTATACAGTCCGTTGGATGAAAACAATAATTAA
- a CDS encoding CHY zinc finger protein, whose product MQLCHSATIIERHYPDGRRARIEINHGTDPQGVSQWQMSLLLPEDFDDQNSTLCFKAPVVSADRNSIALLVKNDLGNYCYQLVIVAKEQTYVSLDVSKSASKSASENSTLVRLKSTTADKPELASVTTNNLLNGKSHATPLTFLVYSDNMTDSGLEAGQNRNSTLAMTGERLAGNADFSGGGNGGFFYSPPPPWGGGGRASGLFEIDLIILRPVINWLMSMGKDSSSPEEQPSPTRLKITRVNGDGSSSEAVIPLGWLDFLSTDQLTDVNFWNTLFQRAAISCPASESLHWQLGCLKRFFEHTALKTDHAGGLKAVNEGGEPSGKLPDEASKEESNDHQKEKKGEPEDQGSGPPGEGNSDNGDGNNRKDDNGKESEKNTKTQDLQVIANQLVALIESDNPDAVFMLRQILDGLDMPQRLQVLETKGTNTQGNTVTPLEAILKLQRSFYENSTRNRFIEQLIEATSDQSRTLDNLNFPSERQPMIPPDRSMPQAGDNNLMILYKIVQDIINRFNQSDPQPSIGHFEKSCFTEYLVQLLLLYSNPLESIRELLGKISDSVIRHDIMISTQSLTFSTPFRAILIQLDQHPSFHELERLSNELIRQALTSLLLQEPSVLVPLTEPVISNSDNTSSDTTTSNANRFTDSIQQVDNYQNASGSTGSFSNPPTERYLTQEARPKQPALAGQLNDASGIARMTDRHGLTLAPSAVTPGNASNAGGSPAMQTNGTKCSAYYQLCSSHNQEATPSGTELTTAVQKNRKRLCEHYNRLCHVNFKCCGLYFPCHKCHNESDKCKVTDCKAVDATRLQCSMCGYEGTVTENSQTCPKCNEQMSQYFCAICKHFTDTEKKPHHCDKCGLCRVEKDGSYHCDVCNTCLNIRLQDVHKCRENAGHDDCGICLEDVFRGGRVLPCSHIVHRECAIAIIQNEIRTCPVCRYPIYTQLYENNN is encoded by the coding sequence GTGCAGTTGTGTCATTCCGCAACCATCATTGAACGACACTATCCCGATGGGCGCAGGGCTCGGATTGAAATCAATCATGGCACAGATCCCCAGGGTGTGAGTCAGTGGCAAATGAGTTTGCTGCTTCCGGAAGATTTCGATGACCAAAACAGCACCCTCTGCTTTAAGGCGCCTGTAGTGTCAGCAGATAGGAACAGTATCGCACTATTGGTCAAAAACGACTTGGGTAACTATTGCTATCAGCTGGTAATAGTCGCAAAGGAGCAAACATACGTCTCCCTGGATGTCTCAAAAAGTGCCTCAAAAAGTGCCTCTGAAAACAGCACACTTGTGCGCTTAAAATCCACGACGGCAGACAAACCGGAGTTGGCTTCTGTCACCACCAATAATCTCCTTAACGGCAAATCCCATGCTACCCCACTGACCTTTCTGGTCTATTCCGACAACATGACTGACAGCGGGCTGGAAGCCGGTCAAAACCGAAATAGCACACTGGCAATGACAGGAGAAAGGCTCGCTGGCAACGCAGATTTTTCCGGTGGCGGTAATGGAGGCTTCTTCTACTCACCACCTCCACCATGGGGAGGAGGTGGGAGAGCATCGGGATTATTCGAAATAGATCTGATTATCCTGAGACCCGTCATCAACTGGCTGATGTCTATGGGCAAGGATTCCAGCTCACCTGAGGAACAGCCATCCCCGACGCGTCTGAAAATAACACGCGTCAATGGCGATGGCTCCTCCAGTGAAGCCGTTATACCCCTTGGCTGGCTTGACTTCCTGAGCACTGATCAACTGACCGATGTTAATTTCTGGAACACTCTCTTCCAACGTGCCGCCATTTCTTGCCCGGCGAGCGAGAGTCTTCACTGGCAGCTTGGCTGTTTGAAGCGATTTTTTGAGCACACTGCCTTGAAGACAGATCATGCTGGTGGCTTAAAGGCGGTTAATGAAGGTGGAGAACCCTCGGGTAAGTTACCAGATGAAGCATCAAAGGAAGAAAGTAACGACCACCAAAAAGAAAAAAAAGGTGAGCCTGAAGATCAGGGCAGCGGTCCACCGGGAGAAGGCAATTCTGATAATGGCGATGGTAATAACAGAAAAGACGACAATGGAAAAGAAAGTGAAAAAAACACCAAGACTCAAGACCTTCAGGTCATTGCCAACCAACTTGTAGCCCTCATTGAAAGCGACAATCCCGATGCCGTTTTTATGCTGAGACAAATACTGGATGGGCTGGACATGCCTCAGCGTTTGCAGGTGCTGGAAACAAAAGGCACAAACACCCAAGGCAATACTGTCACGCCTCTTGAGGCGATATTGAAACTACAGCGTTCTTTCTATGAGAACTCAACGCGCAACCGGTTTATTGAGCAGCTGATAGAAGCTACGAGCGACCAATCAAGGACCCTGGATAATCTTAACTTTCCGTCTGAACGCCAACCAATGATTCCACCGGACCGGTCAATGCCCCAAGCTGGCGACAATAACCTGATGATTTTGTATAAGATTGTTCAGGACATCATCAACAGGTTCAATCAATCTGACCCGCAGCCATCAATAGGACACTTTGAAAAATCTTGCTTTACTGAGTACCTCGTTCAATTACTCCTGCTCTATTCAAACCCACTCGAATCCATTCGTGAGCTGTTAGGGAAAATATCAGATTCAGTCATCAGACATGATATTATGATTTCTACACAATCATTGACATTCTCCACTCCTTTTCGCGCTATCCTTATACAACTTGATCAGCACCCATCGTTCCATGAATTAGAACGCCTCTCAAATGAACTGATAAGACAGGCGCTTACTTCCCTCTTACTGCAAGAGCCCTCAGTACTGGTGCCTTTAACAGAACCTGTAATCAGCAACAGTGATAATACCTCCAGCGATACAACTACCAGCAATGCCAATAGATTCACGGATTCCATCCAGCAAGTTGATAACTACCAAAATGCCTCTGGCTCTACCGGCAGTTTCTCTAATCCACCCACCGAAAGATACTTAACGCAGGAAGCAAGGCCAAAGCAGCCTGCCCTTGCCGGCCAGCTAAATGACGCTTCCGGTATTGCCCGGATGACGGATAGACACGGACTAACTTTAGCTCCCTCAGCGGTGACTCCGGGAAATGCATCTAATGCAGGCGGCAGCCCGGCGATGCAAACTAATGGCACAAAGTGTTCTGCTTATTACCAGCTATGCAGCTCCCATAATCAGGAGGCAACCCCGTCGGGTACAGAATTAACGACAGCGGTTCAAAAAAACCGAAAGCGATTGTGCGAACATTACAACAGGCTCTGCCATGTAAATTTTAAGTGCTGTGGATTGTATTTCCCCTGCCACAAATGTCATAACGAGAGCGATAAATGCAAAGTGACAGATTGCAAAGCTGTTGATGCAACACGGCTTCAATGTTCTATGTGTGGCTATGAAGGGACGGTTACGGAGAATTCCCAGACATGTCCAAAATGTAACGAGCAAATGTCGCAATATTTCTGTGCAATATGCAAACACTTCACCGATACGGAAAAAAAACCGCACCACTGCGATAAATGCGGCCTTTGCCGAGTAGAAAAGGATGGAAGCTATCACTGTGATGTTTGCAATACCTGTCTGAATATAAGGTTACAAGACGTTCACAAATGCCGGGAAAACGCAGGCCACGATGACTGCGGCATCTGCCTGGAAGATGTCTTCCGCGGTGGCAGAGTACTCCCCTGCTCCCACATAGTTCATCGTGAGTGCGCCATTGCAATAATTCAAAACGAGATAAGAACCTGCCCTGTTTGCAGATACCCTATATACACTCAGTTGTATGAAAACAATAATTAA
- a CDS encoding RNA-guided endonuclease TnpB family protein, translating into MLLAHKIELRPTKQQADYLDRACGSRRHAFNQLLAHFNQEGVKWSKKAANEKYQELRLEFPWYAEVSQRVTRNTIDDLHDAFTHFFRRVKKGEKAGYPRFKKRGLHDSFSLREKPKFDVDDRTLRIEKLKTRIKMRQELRFTGTPCQVTISKRAGKYFASILVDTQDYDPKAQSNESVGVDFGIKDLAICSNGKTFAANQKLKGSLKRLNRKQRALSRKTKGSNRYVKAKRAVAKLHYRISNQRSAVLHEVSDYLTSRFKIITLENLNVKGMVKNRKLARAISGAGFGKLRELVEYKAELRGCQVVIADRFFPSSKKCAVHTCDYVNDNLTLSDREWRCPKCKTLHDRDYSASFNLDNYGRDTLQLDGVAQTLNPTQEWS; encoded by the coding sequence ATGTTGTTAGCTCACAAGATTGAACTCAGACCGACAAAACAACAAGCCGATTATCTTGATAGGGCTTGTGGTTCTCGTCGTCATGCGTTCAATCAACTGTTAGCCCATTTCAATCAAGAAGGCGTTAAATGGTCAAAGAAGGCTGCGAATGAAAAATACCAAGAACTCAGGCTTGAGTTTCCCTGGTATGCCGAAGTCAGCCAACGTGTCACCAGGAACACAATCGACGATCTTCATGACGCCTTTACTCACTTCTTTCGTCGGGTGAAGAAAGGAGAAAAAGCAGGTTATCCAAGATTCAAGAAGCGAGGACTACACGACAGTTTTTCTCTCAGAGAAAAACCCAAGTTCGATGTTGATGACAGAACACTTCGCATTGAGAAACTGAAAACCCGCATCAAGATGCGCCAAGAGCTGAGATTCACAGGAACACCCTGTCAGGTGACAATCAGTAAGCGCGCCGGAAAGTATTTCGCTTCTATTTTGGTAGACACTCAGGATTACGACCCAAAAGCACAAAGCAATGAGTCTGTAGGCGTTGATTTTGGCATCAAGGATTTAGCTATTTGTTCGAATGGCAAAACCTTTGCTGCTAATCAGAAACTGAAAGGCTCTCTGAAACGCCTTAACAGGAAACAGAGGGCGTTAAGCCGCAAAACAAAGGGAAGCAACCGCTATGTGAAAGCCAAGCGAGCGGTTGCCAAACTACATTACCGGATAAGTAACCAGCGATCAGCCGTACTACATGAGGTAAGTGATTATCTGACGTCAAGATTCAAAATAATCACCCTCGAAAATCTGAATGTCAAAGGCATGGTAAAAAACCGCAAACTGGCAAGAGCAATCAGTGGCGCAGGTTTCGGTAAGCTGAGAGAACTTGTTGAATACAAGGCAGAGCTGAGAGGATGCCAGGTTGTGATTGCAGATCGGTTCTTTCCCAGCTCGAAGAAGTGTGCGGTTCATACTTGCGACTACGTAAATGACAATCTTACTCTGTCTGATCGTGAGTGGCGGTGTCCAAAATGTAAAACTCTGCATGATAGGGATTACAGTGCGAGTTTTAACCTTGATAATTATGGTCGAGACACGTTACAGCTCGACGGGGTCGCCCAGACCCTAAACCCTACGCAAGAGTGGAGTTAG